From a single Pseudorasbora parva isolate DD20220531a chromosome 15, ASM2467924v1, whole genome shotgun sequence genomic region:
- the aida gene encoding axin interactor, dorsalization-associated protein isoform X1, whose product MSDVTKTVQKWHASFKKGTDFDSWGQLVEAIDEYQILARQIQKEVQSSNLHDFTEEQKKTLGKFATCLEMRSAALQCTQSQEEFKLEDLKKLEPIIKNILTYNKDFPFDVQPVPLRKILAPGEEENLDVEEELDAGTGAGSTPSFPSRVPGTLLPRLPSEPGMTLLTLTIEKIGLKDAGQCIDPYITVSVKDLNGIDLNPVQDTPVATRKEDTYIHFSVEVEIQKHLEKLPKGAAIFFEFKHYKPKKRFTSTKCFAFMEMDEIKPGPIVIELYKKPTDFKRKKLNLLTKKPLYLHLNQTLHKD is encoded by the exons ATGTCAGATGTCACCAAAACCGTGCAGAAATGGCACGCGAGTTTTAAAAAGGGCACGGACTTTGATTCGTGGGGGCAGCTGGTGGAAGCCATCGATGAATATCAAAT ACTCGCGAGGCAAATTCAGAAGGAAGTGCAGTCATCAAACTTGCATGATTTTACAGAGGAGCAGAAG AAAACCCTGGGAAAGTTTGCCACATGCCTTGAAATGCGAAGTGCAGCCTTACAG TGCACACAATCTCAAGAGGAATTCAAGTTAGAGGACCTGAAAAAACTGGAACCCA TTATTAAGAACATTCTGACTTACAACAAAGATTTCCCTTTCGATGTCCAACCAGTGCCTTTGAG GAAGATTCTTGCACCAGGTGAGGAGGAAAACCTTGATGTCGAGGAGGAGCTGGACGCTGGTACTGGAGCAGGTTCAACACCATCGTTCCCTTCACGGGTGCCAG GTACTCTGTTGCCACGGTTACCCTCGGAGCCTGGAATGACGCTGCTCACGCTGACGATAGAGAAGATCGGTCTGAAAGATGCCGGACAGTGCATCGACCCGTACATCACAGTCAGTGTTAAAG ATCTGAATGGTATAGACTTGAATCCGGTTCAGGACACCCCAGTGGCCACACGGAAGGAGGACACGTATATTCATTTCAGCGTGGAAGTGGAAATCCAGAAACATCTCGAAAAACTACCGAAAG GTGCAGCTATTTTctttgaattcaaacactacaAACCCAAGAAAAGATTCACCAGCACTAAGTGTTTTGCTTTCATGGAAATGGATGAAATCAAACCAGGTCCCATTGTTATAGAACT GTACAAGAAACCAACTGACTTCAAGAGGAAAAAGCTCAACCTCCTGACGAAGAAACCACTTTACCTGCACCTTAACCAGACTTTACACAAAGACTAA
- the aida gene encoding axin interactor, dorsalization-associated protein isoform X2, with translation MRSAALQCTQSQEEFKLEDLKKLEPIIKNILTYNKDFPFDVQPVPLRKILAPGEEENLDVEEELDAGTGAGSTPSFPSRVPGTLLPRLPSEPGMTLLTLTIEKIGLKDAGQCIDPYITVSVKDLNGIDLNPVQDTPVATRKEDTYIHFSVEVEIQKHLEKLPKGAAIFFEFKHYKPKKRFTSTKCFAFMEMDEIKPGPIVIELYKKPTDFKRKKLNLLTKKPLYLHLNQTLHKD, from the exons ATGCGAAGTGCAGCCTTACAG TGCACACAATCTCAAGAGGAATTCAAGTTAGAGGACCTGAAAAAACTGGAACCCA TTATTAAGAACATTCTGACTTACAACAAAGATTTCCCTTTCGATGTCCAACCAGTGCCTTTGAG GAAGATTCTTGCACCAGGTGAGGAGGAAAACCTTGATGTCGAGGAGGAGCTGGACGCTGGTACTGGAGCAGGTTCAACACCATCGTTCCCTTCACGGGTGCCAG GTACTCTGTTGCCACGGTTACCCTCGGAGCCTGGAATGACGCTGCTCACGCTGACGATAGAGAAGATCGGTCTGAAAGATGCCGGACAGTGCATCGACCCGTACATCACAGTCAGTGTTAAAG ATCTGAATGGTATAGACTTGAATCCGGTTCAGGACACCCCAGTGGCCACACGGAAGGAGGACACGTATATTCATTTCAGCGTGGAAGTGGAAATCCAGAAACATCTCGAAAAACTACCGAAAG GTGCAGCTATTTTctttgaattcaaacactacaAACCCAAGAAAAGATTCACCAGCACTAAGTGTTTTGCTTTCATGGAAATGGATGAAATCAAACCAGGTCCCATTGTTATAGAACT GTACAAGAAACCAACTGACTTCAAGAGGAAAAAGCTCAACCTCCTGACGAAGAAACCACTTTACCTGCACCTTAACCAGACTTTACACAAAGACTAA